The following nucleotide sequence is from Longimicrobium sp..
ACGGCGAACTCGTCGGGATCGGCGGGGCGCAGCCGCTTGCGCACGCGCATCCACCCCTCCACCTCGGCCAGAGCGGGGCGCAGGTGCTTGCCGTCCGCCACCTTGAAGGCGATCACGTCCACCACGCCGCGCTGGTTGAGCACGCCGTCGAGCGGCGAGCGCGCGGGTACGGTGGCGGTCTTGTCCATCGAAAAGGTGAAGAGCTTCCCCTGCTTCTCCAGCACGCCCACCACGCGATAGGGGGAGCCGCGCAGGATCACCCGCCGGCCCACCGCGCGCCCGGGCGGAAAGAGGCGGTCCGCCACATCGCGGCCGATCACCGCCACTGCCAGCCCGCGCTCCGCCTCGCGCTCGGAGAAGGGGCGCCCCTCGGCCACCTTCAGCCCCTGCACGGCGAAGTGGCTGGGCGTGGTGCCGGTGATGCGCACCTTTTCCAGCTTCCTTCCGGTGGTGCTGGCCGCCGCGCCCGAGCCCGACCACCCGGCCGACAGCGTCCCCGGCGTGCGCATGCGCGCCTCCAGCCACGCCGCGTCGTCCAGCGTGAGCGGGGCGCTGCGGCTGCGGCTGCGCATCTCGCCGGCGCTGGCCACCAGGTCGCGGTCCGGGGCGCGGCGCACGGAGACCGTGTTGTAGCCGTAGAAGCGGCCGATCACGTTGCTCTCCACGTAGCCGCTCATCCCCTGCA
It contains:
- a CDS encoding ABC transporter permease gives rise to the protein MHVVEGFRGAWDTIRNYPMRAFFTVFGTLAGVSFMVAVITLLQGMSGYVESNVIGRFYGYNTVSVRRAPDRDLVASAGEMRSRSRSAPLTLDDAAWLEARMRTPGTLSAGWSGSGAAASTTGRKLEKVRITGTTPSHFAVQGLKVAEGRPFSEREAERGLAVAVIGRDVADRLFPPGRAVGRRVILRGSPYRVVGVLEKQGKLFTFSMDKTATVPARSPLDGVLNQRGVVDVIAFKVADGKHLRPALAEVEGWMRVRKRLRPADPDEFAVTTSERALKAWGKVARVMMVAVPGLIGISLVVGAMVILNIMLVTVSERTYEIGLRKALGARSQDILFQFLVESATLSGMGGLLGVGAGFALAALVSFFSPLPAQVAPWSVALGLFLGIGVGVVAGVYPASRAARLDPVVALGHE